GTCGCAGGAATAGGCACAGGAACACTTGACAAAGGGAAAATAGATCCAACGGTTAATAGAGAATTTTATGAAGGTAAAAAAGAATTAGAACAACTCTTGCGTCATAGTTTAGTGTCCGTATTAAGAGAACTGTTTTTTAAACAACCACATGCCCATGCCTTATTAGTTGGCAGAGCTTTAGCAGTTGCCTCAGAAAAATCAGAGGTAGGTGCATCTGAAAGAAAATTAGATAAAGATAAATTATTTCCGATTCTTGATGCCTATTTAGCAATGCACAAGGTTGAACAAGAGGATCCTGGAAAAGTTTCTCATTATAGACCCATTATGGAATTTTTTCAAAGACAGTTATCTATAAAAGCTCATCTGAAAAAAGTGGAAAAAGTAAAAGATAGAGATGAGGTAAGTGATTTTTTAAAAGCATTGCCACAAGAGGTTGAATATTTTAATCAACTCCGAAGAATTTTTAATCCAGAGTACCTAAGAGAACACTTGGGTATTGAGGAGGAAAAAAGAGCGTTTGATCTTGCTGTTCAAAAAGTAGATACAGCAAGGAAAGAAATCGAGATAACACAATCAGAAATTGACAACTTTGAAGATCAGATAAGAGAGTTAAAATTACGAAAATTAATTGTAGAAGACAAAGAGACTGCAGAGATTGATAAAGAAGTAGTTGGGATTGAAACAAGAGAAATAAAACCTAGAAAAGACGCGCTAAAAGACAAGAAAATGGCATTAGACGCGGAAGAGAAAGCATTTCAAATAGCAGCAAGAAAATTTATAGAAGCCTTTTATAAGAAATTTCAAACGGTACAATCAGACATTACAGAAGCAGAGAAAGGAAAAACCAAACACCCTCGTTTTGACGAATTTTTAGCAGATGTAGTACGTGTTTTTAGTGAGCTTCAGGCTAAAAAGACTCTAGAAGAAAAAGATGTCGTTACGCAAATTAACTTAATCCGAGAAATGTTTTTTCAAAAGTCTGGGAAAGTAGAAAAGATTATAGGCAATATAGAAGCGATTCTCTCTAAAAAGGATGCCTACCTTAACAATAGAGAATCAGATTTTCAGATAGAAACGCTTGGCCAGTTACTAGAGTTTTATAAATTTCTTAAAGATGTTGAAGTTTTGGAAAAGACAAGGCTTGTTCCTCTTGATGTCCGAATGGTCCTTGAGCGTTTTAGAAAGTCTTTGGAAGAAAATTGTGATGTTTCCTTCTGTGGCTTGGTATTAGATGAACCAAGAGTTAGAGATTTACAAAGGCTTTTTGAAGAATTTAAAAAAGATTGTCTTAATCCTGAAAATGGAATTTTTTTTCAATTTAAAGGAGAACTTGATCGTGTTTTAGAAAAATTTCAATCTGGTGCAAGATCAAAAAATGATCAAGAGGTATATGAAGCTTTTCAAAAAGTTGAAAAAGCATTGTTAATTATAGAATATAAATCAAGTTATTCATATGCAGATAGAACAACCATTAGCGACGCTGTTAAAGCAATTGACGGCTTGATAGATACTTCAGGAGAAGAAGGGATTCGCACAAGAGTGCCTCTTTCTAGGAATGTAGAAAATGTAGAAATGTTGAGAAATGGAGGCGATCTTCAATTACTTGTAGACATTAGAAGATCTTTATTAAATCCAGAAATTCCAATTAAGAAGGAAACACTAGAAGGATATAAGAAAGTTATTAGATCAAGTATTGAATTTTATGAAACAGGAATTGAAAAACTCATCAGACAAAACCTAGAAATTGTTTTTAAAGAGGCAATGTCTTTGGTTGGAGTTGTAGAGAGTCATCTTTTTGATTTTCTTATGCAAGGAGCAAAAGAAACATTCACGGGAATTGAAGCAACGCTCAAGATGATTTGTAGTTTTAAAGAAGGTGAAGCACGCTTTTTAGACGAGGATCAGCAAAAGCTTTGTAGTAGTTTTGTAGCTAATGTTAGAAGAGCTATCCAAGATGACGCTGATTATCAAGTTCAATATGAAGTGATGATAGAACATTTTGCAGGAAGAGATGGTGGTGCTGCTGGTATTTATGATGATCGTTCAAAAAGTATGAAATTGGCAAAAGACCAATTAGCACAATTTAAGACCCTTTTGCAAGAATTTAGCGTTAGAATCGATGAGCGCCATTGTGGGCTTTTACCAAGAGTTGGCCGAATGACAGGAAGAACGCTACTGGATGAATTAGCACAATTACAAAAAGCTCCTCCTCCAGAATTTGAAACACAGTGGAATGTTTTAATCAAAGCAACCAATGCAACACTAAGTGCTGATGAATTAAGAGATTTGAACACTTACATTACAACTATTGAAAGAAAAAAACTCTCTATTGCTCAACCGCAAATTGATGAGATTAAAAGAGTTTGGGGCACGATTTATAACCGTGGCAAAATTTCTAATAAAAAGAACTTAGCTGAATTGATCTCAAAAATGGCAGAAGTGGGAAAACAGAATGCTGGAGCAGCATATTATTTAGAAAAACAAGTAAAAGCTCTGATTCAACTTTTAGGCAATTTGGGAAATGATTTTAAAAAAGATGTTTTAGATGCCGTGTTTTATAGAGCTATCATTATACTTCTAGTTGTATTGCCGCTTTCAGTGTTTGGAATGAAAATGGGATGGCATGCAGCAGAAAACCTTGGGCGCACATCGAGAGTTATTCCTACTAAAGCCTAAAAGTATTTTGATTTATTCTTTCAAATATGTAAAAATCCTTTTCAAAAGAAAAGGATTTTTTTATGGCATCACCTCCAAAGTTACGAAGACAGTTAAGTGAAGTAGGTTTTAGAACACCAGTATCTACGCCACTACGACCTCCACAATCTCGAAGTGTAGCTATGTCTGTATTGAGAAGTACAGCAAGAGTTTTTAGCATTTTTTCTAGAAACCCAACTTCACAGGATGATGATGAGGACTTTTCTTTGCTAAGTGGCGGCGAGAGTCTATTGGAAAGTCGAGCAGCGCCTCCTGCTCGCATCCTTGACAGGGGTGCTCTTATTCGTGCAGCGACCCATGTGGCACCTGTTCCTTTTAGCACATGGCAAGAACACTTAAGAGTATTACAAGAAGTCAAAACGCAAATCCAGTTGAAAAGCGCCAGCATAAAAGTAGAAGGTTTAGAGGGGTTGATCGCATTTTTAGATGCTATTTTGAAAAGCTCTTTTAGTGTATTAGGGCGTTCACTTTTGGGGATTTCTCCCTTGAATTTTCATTTAACAGACCTGCAAAGATTATTGGGGCAAGTTCAACGAGGTGAAGGATTAAATTTTAGACATCAAGTTAAGACAGAAGAGAGTGATTCTGAGGAGGATGTTGAAAATTGTACATGTGCGTTATGTGTTGTTAATCAAGGGCATCAAAATTTATCACAATTGCAACAAGAGCAATTTGAAACATTGCACAGCGTCTTTTCCACAATATTTTATCAACAACCTCCAGAAGAGTATGAGATTTTGGTCAAAGTATTGCATTTTGTCACACAAAAAAAGTTTCAAAATACGCAATATAGATTATCCAAAGATGAAGATGCTCTCGTACAAAAAGCTTTGCACATTTTAGGTGAAGTAGAATCAGATGCATTTGTTTTAGGTTTTCAAAAAGCCCTGAATGAAGCTATTAAAAAAGATGTTCTTCATTTGCAAGAAGGAATGGTGGAAAATTTTGAACAGTTACAATTAGGATTGGAGGAGAGATTTCCCAATACGGGGCTCTTTTATAGATTAAGGCAATTTGTGGAAGTCGAATTTGTTCAATTGTTTTCTAAAACAGTTGAAGGATGTATTGCACAGCATCCCAATATTGAGCTAGCTGGAGTCTACTTGATTCTTTTAGAGGTTCAAAGAGGAAAAATTTCAAGAGAAAAACTTCAAAGAGTATCTGATGTTTTGGGCAGATTAGACCAGTTTACTACTATTGCTATTGAGTTAGGAGAAAAGAATTGTTTGGAGGCTCTTCAAAAAGACATTCATGAAAAACTTGGAGAAGAAACCATTGTTCCAGACCCGTCTCAATTGAGTACTGCGATTCAATACTTGGATGCGATTTTACGAAGAAATGAAGGCGCATGGCAAAGCATGCAACGCGATATGAGAATATTTGCTCAAGACATGACTCGTAGCGCAGCTCAAGATGTAGCGACTATTTTTGAACAAAAATTTCAAGAGGAGTTAATAGAACCTCCAAAAGAACTTTTAGAAATCCAACAGGTTTTACGAATATGTTCACGGTTAACTCCAGGTTTTGAGTTTGAATTATCATCTCAAGACCAAGCGCTCTTTTCACGAGTTGCGAAAGATCTTGGTAAAAAAAGAAACGATGCACCCAATGGTGAAAAAGAAACTTATGGAAGCATGGCAGATTTTTTAAGGTCACGTTTAAGTGCTGGAAAAATCACAATTCCAAGAGATCAATTAATTGCTTTACAAAGGCATGTAGCATTTATGGATCAAAAAGTACAAGAACATACAGGGCTTGCTATGCAATTTGGGCAAAAAATGGGCAAGCTTTTTGAAGCGACTGTGAAAGGAACAGCAGGTGATCTGACAAAAGCTGCTCCTATTGGTTTATTAAATATTGTGCGTGCTTTGAGAATTGCTGTTCATAAAAAAGAGTTTACCGCCGGTGATCAGTTGTTGATTCAACTTGCAAAAGAGGAAGAAAGAAATCTTGAGTCAATGCAAATGGATGGAATATTGGAAAAAGAAGTGCAAGCAGTATTGCGATTATTGGATGTAAGAGAAGTTCATGAAGATCAAAAACCAAGAGTGCAAAGATTATTAACCCAATTAGAAACACACGTACTTCCAAAACATCAAGGGGTTTTGACAACAGCGATGCAACAAATATCAGGGCAATTTGCCGAGCAGTTTATCGCTTCTTTAGAAGATACAGGCCTTTTATCCACTTTGAAAAATGTGCAAGATATTTCTGAGAGACTTGCAGAGATGTCTAGAGATATCAAAGGTGTCACAGAGGATTTAAGAACTGTGATTGATTTTATTAAAACACCTTTGAGAGTGTTTATGTGGTCCTTAATACCGCTGGCCTTTGTCTCATTGATTGGTGGGTTCTGGCTTACTAAAATCTATATCGAAAGAAAATATCCAGTTACGGCTTAATCATTATAAAGCACACGGCGGGGTTTGGAACCATCTTGGGCAGTCACAATACCTCTATCTTCGAGCTCGTCCATGAGGCTGGCGGCTCTTGCATAGCCAATTTTTAGCTTGCGTTGTAGAAATGTTGTGGATGCATTGCCTGTATCAACTACTGTCTGTTTGGCAAGATCAAAGAGCGAATCGCGAGGTGCTTCGTTATCGAAGTTTTGCGAGCCCATATGATCAAACGATTCGATCAGGTAGTTGGTAGGAGATTGTGCTGTGATTGCCTCAATCACTTGGTGGATCTCTTCGTCGCTAAGATAGGAGCCTTGGACGCGTAAGGTGTGCGAGGATCCTGGAGGTAAAAAGAGCATGTCGCCATTGCCAAGCAAGCGCTCGGCTCCCGTTTCATCGAGGATGATTTGCGAATTGATTTTGGATGCCACCTTGAACGAAATGCGGGTTGGGAAATTGGCTTTGATCAGGCCTGTGATCACTTCGCGAGAAGGTCTTTGGGTGGCTAGGATCATGTGAATACCCACAGCACGTGCCATTTGCGCAATGCGTGCAATCGGTGTTTCGATATCTGTTTGCGCGGCCATCATGAGGTCTGCAAATTCATCGATGATCGCTACGATGTAGGGCATCTTTTCTGGAATGTCGATGGAAAGTTCTTCTTCTTTTTTGACATCGCGTTTGCGTGCATTGAAGCCTAGAATATTGCGCTGTCCGAGCTGTTTGAGGATTTCATAGCGCAGCTGCATCTCTTTGACAAGCCAGTTAAGGGCAGCTTGGGCGCCATGCGATTCTGTAATGACAGGAGCAATCATGTGAGGCAGCGCGGTGTAACCGGTCAGCTCAACTTTTTTAGGATCGACCATGAGGAGTTTTACCTCATCTGGGCGTGCATTCATGAGAATAGAAAGAATAATCGTATTCATACAGACAGATTTACCAGAGCCTGTGGCACCAGCAATGAGGCAGTGTGGCATTCTTGAAAGGTCTGTGGTGATGTCTTCTCCAATCACAGATTTACCAAGGAGGATGGGGATGTGATGTTTTTTGGAGCTGGCTTGGTAATTTTCGAGGAGCTCTTTGAAATTGACTTCGTGGGGTTGGGGATTGGGAATTTCAATACCGACAGCCGCTTTTCCAGGAATAGGAGCAATGATGCGCGTGGATTTGGCTTTGAGATTGAGCGCAATGTCATTTTCAAGCGCTTTGATCTTTTGCACCTTGGTACCGCTAGAAGGCATCACTTCAAAAGACGCAATGCGTGGGCCGTAGTGGATGGAGCCGACATTGGCTGTGATGCCAAAGCTTTCGAGCGTTTGTTCTAAAATTTTCCCAAGATAGAGCAGATCTTTTTTTAGCGTGGACATGTCTTGTGGAACAGGATCGCGTAAAAGTGAAGAAGAAGGCAGTATGTAGCCAGAAAAGTCCCCGTTGAACACTTTTTGGACTTTAATAGCAATCTCTCGCTTGGTTTTAGTGTAAATGGGGGGCTCTTTTTCAGATTCTATTTTTTTTGGTTTCGACGTGGTCCACGCTTTTTCAAGGCGTTTTTCTAAATCGGGTAGGTTTTTAACTTTGGAAATTTTTTCTTTTCTATTATTAAAAATGCGAAAAAGCTCAGAAAAAAACCCCACTTCTTTGGGTTTTTTAGGTCTAGAAAACATCCACTTGATCAGTTGTGTGGGCCTAAACTCTACAATATTGGCAAGGCTTACAAGCATAAAGAAGCTTGTTAGCACAAAGGTGCCAAGATGAGAAAAAATCTGTAGGAGATTGAAAAAAGGCATCTCTTTAAGGAGGAAATAAAAGGGGATACCACCTAGAAAATAGCGTGTATGGACAAGAGGATAGAAGTGGTCGAGTATGATCGAGTCGCTTAAAACGCGCTCTTCAAAAAACTTGGCCATCTGGGGAGCAAAATCGCTTGCGGTATTGAAAGACAAGCATGCAGCAACAAGACCGTAACTAAAATGCAGCCATTTTGAAACAGGGTGTTTAAAGGGCTTGTTTCGAATGTAGAAAATAGAAAAAAAGCCAGAAAAAAGAGGCACTAAAACTGCACCAAGGCCAAAAAAATAGGTGAATAAATAGCCGAGCAAATAACCCAGCGTTCCTAAAAAATTGGCATCTGGATGATCCATCTTAAAAGAAATCAGACTTAACAGAGTAAGAAAAGAGAGCAAAAACACCATCAGCCCAAATGTTTGGGGATGTTTTTTGATAAATGCTGTTTTCTTTTTTTCCTTTTTTTTCATCACCAGAAATAGAACAAGGTTACAATTCCAAGGCCTATGCAATAATAGGCAAAGGGCTTTAAGCTATACTTTTCTATAAAGTACAGAAAACCTCTTATCGTTGCAAATCCTACCACAAAAGAAAAACAAAATCCAGTGACAATCGCCCAAGAAAAGGCCCCATTCATGTGAGGAAGTTCTAAAATCATGCCTCCTAAAATAGCTGGCATCGAAAGAAGATAAGAAAAGACAACAGCATTGCGTATATTCCAGCCAAGCATTTTGGCCATGGAGATAGAAGCGCCACTTCGAGAAAGTCCGGGGAAAAGCGCAAAACTTTGGGCAACACCAATAAGTAGCGAGTGTTTCAGGTTATGTTTGTTAGGCCAAGAAGTACCAAAGTTGGGCTTTTTTCGCGTGGTTAAGTAGAGCAAGATCCCTGTGAGAATAAAAAAGGGTCCAAGAAAATTTAGCGAATCAAACGAAAAGACTTTTTTGAATAGGATGTACATGGGAACAAGGGGCAAAAGCGCTAGAGCAAATAGGGGAATGGAGCGTAGATCTTTTGTAAAAAGGTTATAAATCTCTTTTCGAAACACAAGGATGCTTGCAAAAAAGGTGCCAAAGTGACAGATGAGATCAAAATGCATCAAAGAAG
This genomic window from Chlamydiota bacterium contains:
- the ftsK gene encoding DNA translocase FtsK, with protein sequence MKKKEKKKTAFIKKHPQTFGLMVFLLSFLTLLSLISFKMDHPDANFLGTLGYLLGYLFTYFFGLGAVLVPLFSGFFSIFYIRNKPFKHPVSKWLHFSYGLVAACLSFNTASDFAPQMAKFFEERVLSDSIILDHFYPLVHTRYFLGGIPFYFLLKEMPFFNLLQIFSHLGTFVLTSFFMLVSLANIVEFRPTQLIKWMFSRPKKPKEVGFFSELFRIFNNRKEKISKVKNLPDLEKRLEKAWTTSKPKKIESEKEPPIYTKTKREIAIKVQKVFNGDFSGYILPSSSLLRDPVPQDMSTLKKDLLYLGKILEQTLESFGITANVGSIHYGPRIASFEVMPSSGTKVQKIKALENDIALNLKAKSTRIIAPIPGKAAVGIEIPNPQPHEVNFKELLENYQASSKKHHIPILLGKSVIGEDITTDLSRMPHCLIAGATGSGKSVCMNTIILSILMNARPDEVKLLMVDPKKVELTGYTALPHMIAPVITESHGAQAALNWLVKEMQLRYEILKQLGQRNILGFNARKRDVKKEEELSIDIPEKMPYIVAIIDEFADLMMAAQTDIETPIARIAQMARAVGIHMILATQRPSREVITGLIKANFPTRISFKVASKINSQIILDETGAERLLGNGDMLFLPPGSSHTLRVQGSYLSDEEIHQVIEAITAQSPTNYLIESFDHMGSQNFDNEAPRDSLFDLAKQTVVDTGNASTTFLQRKLKIGYARAASLMDELEDRGIVTAQDGSKPRRVLYND
- the uppP gene encoding Undecaprenyl-diphosphatase, translated to MTFLHAVLLGTIQGLCEFLPVSSSGHLRLAQFFLGLDSSSLMHFDLICHFGTFFASILVFRKEIYNLFTKDLRSIPLFALALLPLVPMYILFKKVFSFDSLNFLGPFFILTGILLYLTTRKKPNFGTSWPNKHNLKHSLLIGVAQSFALFPGLSRSGASISMAKMLGWNIRNAVVFSYLLSMPAILGGMILELPHMNGAFSWAIVTGFCFSFVVGFATIRGFLYFIEKYSLKPFAYYCIGLGIVTLFYFW